A window of Candidatus Tanganyikabacteria bacterium genomic DNA:
CCTCACGCGGCGCTTCTTCGACCTGTGCGGCAAGCTGATCCACGAGCGGGGCTGCTTCCTGCACAAGTACAATCCGGACGGCAGCCTCGCCTCGTCGTGGCACCCGTGGCTGCTGGATGGCGAACCGGTCCTGCCCATTCAGGAAGACGAGACGGCCCTGGTGCTCTGGGCTCTGTGGGAGCATTTCGAGCGATTCAAGGACATCGAGTGGACGCGAGCGCTCTACGAGCCGCTGATCAGGCATGCGGGGAACTTCCTGGCCGACTGGCGCGACGCGCGGGGTCTGCCGCTGCCCAGCTACGACCTCTGGGAGGAGCGGCGCGGCGTGCTCGCCTGGACAGTGGCCTCCGTGGCCGCAGGTCTGAAGGCGGCCGCGAATTTCGCGGCGGCCTTCGGCGACGTCGCGGCGGCGGCGCGCTTCACCCAGGCGGGGCGCGAGGTCCGCGAGGCCATGGCGGCGCATCTCTACCGGCCCGAACTCGGCCGCTTCGCGCGGTCGATCGAGTTCGGGCCGGACGGCGCGGCGCGCGTGGATGCGACGCTCGATGCGAGCCTGTGCGGCGTGTGGCTCTTCGGGGCCTTTTCCGAAGACGATCCGCGCGTCGTGGAGACCATGGCCCAGGTGCGCGATCGCTTGTGGTGCCGCACCGAGGTGGGCGGCGTCGCCCGGTACGAGAACGACTACTATCACCAGGTCTCGCAGGATGTCGCCAACGTGCCGGGCAACCCTTGGTTCATCTGCACGATGTGGCTCGGGATGTACGAGGTGGCCCGCGCGACATGCCGCGACGATCTCGCCCGCGCCGTGCCGTTGTTGCAGTGGGTGGTCGAGCGCGCCTTGCCGTCGGGGATCCTGGCCGAGCAGGTCCATCCCTACACGGACGAACCGCTCTCGGTTTCGCCCTTGACCTGGAGCCACGCGACTTTCGTCGCATTCGTGCAGCACTACCTGGAAAAGCTCGAGAGCCTCGAGACGTGCGAGGCCTGCGGCAACCCGGTGTATCGCAAGCAGACCCACGTCCACGGAGAGCTTCGGCGCCTGGTCGGATCGGCCTTCGAACCGGAGCGGGCGTAGGCCATGCCGGGCCGCGAGGAACTCGGGCGCCAGCACCACATCCCGGAAGACGACCTGGACGACGTGCTGGAAATCGCGCAACGCCTGCAGCACCAGGCCCAGGCGGCGCGGCCGGGCGTGAGCAGGCAGGATCTCGATAAAGTCGCGTCGGAACTGGCGATCGAGCCGCAGTACGTCGAGCAGGCGGTGGGGGAACTGGAGCGCTCCCGCGAGCGCGCCGCGCGGGAGCGGCAAGCGCGGGCGGCGGCGCGGCAGAAGCTCCTCCGGACCGCCCTGGCGGGCGTCCTGGCCGTGGTGGTCGGGACCGGCGCCCTCGGCGCGGTGGGCGCTGCCGGCGTCAACGGCGCCGCGCAGAGGGCCGCGTCGGCTCGCACCGCCCTGGAAGTGGTGATCGACCGGCAGGTCGCGCTGTTGCCGCAACTGGTGGCCCTGGGCGGCGGCACGACCGGCTCGCTCGGGCGCTACGAGGCGCGCCTGCGCGACGCGCGGACCGTCGCCGAGAAGCTGGCGGTCTCGCGCGACCTGGCAACGGCGATGGCTTCGCGGTTGGGGCAACTGCCGCCGGCGACCGACCCGGCGGCCGCGCAGCAGCGGCTGTCCCTGCAGCACGAGGTGGTCGGGATGCAGAACCGCATCACGACGGAGCAGCGGCGCTACCAGGAGGCCGTGGACGCGTGGCGGGGCGCCGCGT
This region includes:
- a CDS encoding glycoside hydrolase family 15 protein, with amino-acid sequence MPRDLPIGNGRLLVNFDRHYRVRDLYFPHVGRENQTSGNACRFGVWTEGRLAWIEDAWEIAMGYQPDALVTDVVATHPDLELTLRCADAVDIDTDVLMRKVVVCNSAPRDREVRVFFHHDLNLYDNTTGDTAAYYPAPRVVTHYKDRRYVLIYGKVGTEAGIHHWAIGKKGDGSAGTWVDAEDGDLGGNPIAQGWVDSTVGFRVRVPAGGEAAVYCWLGVGRDYFETRDMVLSLGADPEAVLTRTRAYWQLWSNRRACDFAGLPPGVERLYKISLMVAHSQINHNGAVIAANDADIVEFNHDTYSYMWTRDGALVANAFDMAGYSHLTRRFFDLCGKLIHERGCFLHKYNPDGSLASSWHPWLLDGEPVLPIQEDETALVLWALWEHFERFKDIEWTRALYEPLIRHAGNFLADWRDARGLPLPSYDLWEERRGVLAWTVASVAAGLKAAANFAAAFGDVAAAARFTQAGREVREAMAAHLYRPELGRFARSIEFGPDGAARVDATLDASLCGVWLFGAFSEDDPRVVETMAQVRDRLWCRTEVGGVARYENDYYHQVSQDVANVPGNPWFICTMWLGMYEVARATCRDDLARAVPLLQWVVERALPSGILAEQVHPYTDEPLSVSPLTWSHATFVAFVQHYLEKLESLETCEACGNPVYRKQTHVHGELRRLVGSAFEPERA